The genome window ATTAAACCTTCTCCTACGAACCTTACTATTAAAAAAGTAACAACAAGAACTACTAAAGCAAAGGGTATTCCTGTTAACGGATGCGTGGATACCTCTTCTATTTTATCAAGAAAAGTATGGTGTCTATGCGATAATTTTTGTACCCGGTTAACAATATTTCCTATTTCCTTCCATTTTTCTTCTAGTTTATACTCATAACCTTTAACTTTCGCTTCGGGGAATCTATTTATTAGCTCTTTTATGCCCTCACCTGTTATGGCACAGGTCGGGATGACCGGAACGCCCAAAACTTTTTCCAATTCTTTCATATCAATAGAAACGCCAAAATGTCTTGTCTCGTCCCAAAAATTTAACGCTATAATAACGGGAATGTTGTATTTTAATAATTGCAGCGTAAGATTAAGGTTTCTCTCTAAACTTGTGGCATCAACTACGTTTATTAAAACGTCACAGCCTTTATTTAGCATATCAATTGCAACTTCTTCCACTTTTGAATTAGGTTCAAGTGTGTATACCCCCGGAATGTCAATAATCTCTATTTTCTCTCCGCTGATTGTTAAATAGCCCTTTGTAAACCCGACTGTCGTCCCGGGGTAGTTTGAAGTAATAACATCTATACCGGTTAAACGTGAAAATAATGCGCTTTTCCCTACATTCGGATTTCCTACAAGTAAAATTTTCTTCATCTCGTTAAGGTAAGTCCCCACATAAAAAGCAATGCAATTAAAATTCGGTATATGCCAAAAACAATGAAATTATGTTTTTCTATGTAACTTATTAAAAATTTTATTGCAAAAAGCGCAACGATAAAGGAGACAATAAATCCAACCAGCAAAAAATAAAACTGTTCGGATGTAAAATGTGATGCATTTTTAGTTAAATCATATGCTGTCGCACTTAACATTGTCGGGATTGCTAAAAGAAAAGAAAATTGAACGACAACCTTTCGTCTTAACCCCAGAGCTAACCCGCCAAGTATAGTTGCCAGTGAACGGGAAACCCCCGGAATTATTGCTGCCGATTGACAAACACCGATAATAAACGCTTGTTTATAAGTAATATCTGAAATTAGCACACTTGCGTCCGGTTTTTCATGATGTAGTAATTCAAAAACAATTAACAAAATACCGCCTGCTAATAATGCAATCAACACGATTAATTCGTTGTTAAGAAGGACATTCTTGATACATTTATATAATAGTAGTCCTAAAAAAGCAGTAGGTACAAATCCTGTGAATACAAGGGAAAATGTTTTAAAATCAACAATAAGTGAACGCCAATACAATACGATTACAGATAGTATTGCACCGAGTTGAATAATTATTTCAAAACTCTTCATAAAATCACTCTGGAGTAAACCTAATACTTTTACAGAAAGAATTAAATGCCCGGTCGAAGAGATAGGTAAAAATTCCGTTACTCCTTCTACAATTCCCAAAATGATAGCATGTAATAGATTCATCTTGTTTTTTCCCTCCCTCAATCAAACGCAAGAGATAATGCCCATAAAGCTACATGGGTTGTATGAAGATATTGACTTGCCTCAACTATATAAGCAGGGTTAAAATTCTCCACTTCTTTTTTCAATTTTTCATAGTTGCCCCACGAACCATCTAAATTCTGGCAGGAAAGTAAATAATCTATCGCTTCATTATACTGCTTTGTATTCTTTAACCCGATATAATGAAGGCATACTAACAACTCCGCAACTAAATCCGGATTATTCATCTCAATCCCTTTTGGAACCAATTTTAAAAAAATCTCTTTAAGATAACTTAAATCAGAAGAAGTTGCGCATTTAACTCCGGTAGTCCCATAATTCGTTAAATAAAAAATTTCATGGGTTAAACTGTACATATTCAAACCTTCTATATTGGGATGTGTCCGGACAATACATTCGGGATTCTGATATAATTCC of bacterium contains these proteins:
- the uppP gene encoding undecaprenyl-diphosphatase UppP; translation: MNLLHAIILGIVEGVTEFLPISSTGHLILSVKVLGLLQSDFMKSFEIIIQLGAILSVIVLYWRSLIVDFKTFSLVFTGFVPTAFLGLLLYKCIKNVLLNNELIVLIALLAGGILLIVFELLHHEKPDASVLISDITYKQAFIIGVCQSAAIIPGVSRSLATILGGLALGLRRKVVVQFSFLLAIPTMLSATAYDLTKNASHFTSEQFYFLLVGFIVSFIVALFAIKFLISYIEKHNFIVFGIYRILIALLFMWGLTLTR